In Streptococcus oralis, a single window of DNA contains:
- the cls gene encoding cardiolipin synthase has product MTARKMQLLMSKYGFSITIMLAELFIVFGLFLYLGQMAPIVWVILVILVSLATIVSIVNRSMNPESKVTWLLVAFVPVFGPLLYIMFGERRLSKKEMKQLKQLQSMVDREDNSRALRLELKEQDKSAYGVIKSLLSMDTNADVYDRTDTHFFASGESMWHQMLEDLKKAEKFIFLEYYIIEEGLMWNSILEILEEKAAQGVEVKLLYDDIGCMATLPGDYTIQLRGRGIEAHKFNKVIPRLTVAYNNRDHRKIMIIDGQIAYTGGVNLADEYINHIERFGYWKDSSIRLDGPAVKAFTRLFLSAWYINRGEISDFDQYHLENQPKEGMGLCIPYSSGPKPIYRAQVGKTVYQNLINQATDYVYITTPYLIADYDLTESIKNAALRGVDVRIVTPCIPDKKVIQLVTRGAYPDLLSAGVRIYEYSPGFLHSKQMLVDGEAATVGTINFDYRSLLHHYENAVLLYRTQSIIDIERDFEEIFKVSQEIYSHTIKTSWYQSLIKEIVQLFAPML; this is encoded by the coding sequence ATGACAGCTAGAAAAATGCAGCTACTCATGTCCAAATATGGTTTCAGTATTACCATCATGTTGGCAGAGTTGTTTATCGTCTTTGGTTTATTTCTCTATCTAGGGCAAATGGCTCCAATTGTCTGGGTTATCCTAGTCATTTTAGTGAGCTTAGCGACTATTGTATCGATTGTCAATCGGTCTATGAATCCTGAGAGTAAGGTAACATGGCTGTTAGTAGCCTTTGTGCCAGTGTTTGGACCATTGCTCTATATCATGTTTGGAGAGCGTCGTTTATCTAAAAAGGAAATGAAGCAGCTAAAGCAGCTCCAATCAATGGTTGATAGAGAGGACAATAGCAGAGCTCTCCGTTTGGAGTTAAAAGAGCAGGACAAGTCAGCTTACGGAGTTATCAAATCACTCCTCAGCATGGACACGAATGCCGATGTCTATGATCGAACGGATACACATTTTTTTGCCTCTGGTGAAAGTATGTGGCATCAGATGCTAGAGGATCTCAAGAAAGCTGAGAAGTTTATCTTTCTCGAATACTATATCATCGAAGAAGGTTTGATGTGGAATAGTATTTTGGAGATTTTGGAAGAAAAGGCAGCTCAAGGAGTAGAGGTGAAGCTTCTCTATGATGATATTGGTTGTATGGCAACCTTGCCTGGAGACTACACCATCCAGCTCCGTGGTCGAGGGATTGAAGCCCACAAATTTAACAAGGTGATTCCACGTTTGACCGTTGCTTATAACAACCGTGATCACCGTAAAATCATGATTATCGATGGTCAAATTGCCTATACAGGTGGTGTCAATCTGGCAGATGAGTATATCAACCATATCGAACGCTTTGGTTATTGGAAGGATAGCAGTATTCGTCTGGATGGACCAGCAGTTAAGGCTTTTACCAGACTCTTTTTATCTGCATGGTATATCAACCGTGGAGAGATTAGTGACTTTGACCAATACCATCTCGAAAATCAGCCCAAAGAAGGGATGGGTCTCTGTATTCCCTATAGTAGTGGGCCAAAACCCATCTACCGAGCTCAGGTAGGAAAAACGGTCTATCAAAATCTTATCAATCAAGCTACAGATTACGTCTACATCACGACTCCCTATCTTATTGCTGACTACGATCTAACTGAAAGTATCAAAAATGCAGCTCTGAGAGGGGTAGATGTGCGAATTGTGACGCCGTGTATCCCAGATAAGAAGGTTATTCAGTTAGTTACTCGAGGAGCTTATCCAGACTTGTTATCTGCAGGGGTTCGTATTTATGAGTACAGTCCGGGATTCCTTCATAGCAAGCAAATGCTTGTCGATGGAGAGGCAGCTACTGTGGGGACCATCAATTTTGACTATCGGAGCTTGCTTCATCACTATGAAAATGCCGTCTTACTTTATAGAACGCAATCTATCATTGATATTGAAAGGGACTTCGAAGAGATTTTTAAAGTTTCTCAAGAAATCTATTCCCACACCATTAAAACCAGCTGGTATCAAAGCCTGATCAAGGAAATTGTCCAGTTGTTTGCCCCTATGCTCTAA
- a CDS encoding damage-inducible protein CinA: MNVYGKIDEKQEESHYQDWSVPEKREGAPIPFFSILLWSLVATAISVALPFIFGLVSPQQTQDLYTGWALHQNGQMYTDYFGTEGLLYYVLNYLFQGSILIALVEWLALFGAGVFLFKAADTLVGQENEAKRVVFILYLLVAGLAFGGGYALLLALPFLFYSLSIVTNYLAFPKDDKGFVRVGMCLALAFFLAPIPTALFAAVLALGIIGFNLAKGHFVHGLYQFFASALGFSLLFYPLGYYTVWTGNFGDAISQTLYPVSTLSLFSNSHLLENAAFYGLLAIGLGSLGLLFAGLFQSKPAKQYALSIAASLGLLVSLGILILSKEPINGTRLVVLIPFLVLLLLTGIKEDVSDGGSRRRRRREKQTSFLKGNFYLPLIALAYLIVLPIVSRYLSHPATYQERDRLASVVKQQTSSEDRVYAWDDRPDFYRASERLAPTSLSIPTLYTASDENKTKLMNDLKENQPKMIVVNQKVALWSDVESWLSENYELVQTDTSEFKLYKSK; encoded by the coding sequence ATGAACGTATACGGGAAAATAGATGAGAAACAAGAAGAATCTCATTACCAAGACTGGTCAGTGCCAGAGAAACGAGAAGGAGCTCCCATTCCCTTTTTTAGTATTTTGCTTTGGAGTTTAGTAGCCACAGCCATTTCGGTTGCCCTGCCTTTTATTTTTGGTTTAGTCAGTCCGCAACAAACTCAGGATCTTTATACCGGTTGGGCCTTGCATCAAAATGGTCAAATGTATACAGATTATTTTGGGACGGAGGGATTGCTCTATTATGTGCTAAACTATCTTTTTCAAGGCAGTATTCTGATTGCTTTGGTTGAGTGGTTGGCCTTGTTTGGAGCAGGTGTTTTTCTTTTTAAGGCTGCGGATACTCTTGTCGGCCAAGAAAATGAAGCGAAGCGAGTTGTCTTTATTCTATACTTGCTTGTAGCGGGCCTCGCTTTTGGTGGCGGTTATGCTCTCTTGCTAGCCCTGCCTTTCCTATTTTATTCATTGAGTATCGTTACAAATTATCTCGCTTTTCCAAAGGATGACAAAGGATTTGTACGAGTGGGGATGTGCCTTGCTCTTGCTTTCTTCCTTGCGCCAATCCCAACCGCCTTGTTTGCGGCTGTACTGGCTTTGGGGATTATCGGCTTTAATCTAGCTAAAGGTCACTTTGTTCATGGCCTATATCAGTTCTTTGCGTCAGCCCTAGGATTTTCACTCTTATTCTATCCTTTAGGCTACTATACAGTGTGGACAGGTAATTTTGGAGATGCCATTAGCCAGACCTTGTATCCAGTAAGTACACTTAGCCTCTTTTCAAATTCGCATTTGCTTGAAAATGCAGCCTTCTATGGCTTGCTTGCTATTGGGTTAGGTTCCCTTGGTTTGCTCTTTGCAGGCTTGTTCCAGTCAAAACCAGCCAAGCAATATGCCCTCTCAATTGCTGCTAGCTTGGGATTGTTGGTTTCTTTGGGAATCTTGATTCTCTCCAAAGAACCTATCAACGGTACTCGTCTTGTGGTGCTAATTCCTTTCTTGGTCTTGCTCCTTCTGACAGGAATCAAGGAAGATGTTTCAGATGGAGGGAGTCGTCGTAGAAGAAGACGTGAGAAACAAACTTCTTTCCTTAAAGGAAATTTCTATCTACCACTGATTGCCCTTGCCTATCTCATTGTTCTTCCTATTGTGAGTCGCTACCTTTCGCACCCAGCGACTTATCAGGAGAGAGACCGTCTTGCTAGCGTGGTCAAACAACAAACGAGTTCTGAGGATCGTGTCTATGCTTGGGATGATCGTCCTGATTTCTACCGTGCAAGTGAACGCTTGGCGCCGACTTCTCTATCAATTCCAACACTCTATACTGCAAGCGATGAAAATAAAACCAAACTGATGAATGATCTGAAAGAGAATCAACCGAAGATGATTGTGGTCAATCAAAAAGTTGCCTTGTGGTCAGATGTAGAGAGCTGGCTCAGTGAAAACTATGAGCTTGTTCAGACAGATACTAGCGAGTTCAAACTTTATAAATCAAAATAA
- the nrdD gene encoding anaerobic ribonucleoside-triphosphate reductase — MIVLEEKLATVPTLFVEKRDGRRVVFDVDKIDKALHKAAEKVMDVTPLVEKRLNGLVGRIVTEIHSRFPQGVKIYEIQNVVEHELLEAKEYALAEEYITYRTQRDFERSKATDINFSIHKLLNKDQAVVNENANKDSDVFNTQRDLTAGIVGKSIGLQMLPKHVANAHQKGDIHYHDLDYSPYTPMTNCCLIDFKGMLENGFKIGNAEVESPKSIQTATAQISQIIANVASSQYGGCSADRIDEVLAPYAEKNYQKHLKDAEEWVLPEKWEDYAWKKTQKDIYDAMQSLEYEINTLFTSNGQTPFTSLGFGLGTSRFEREIQKAILNIRIKGLGSEHRTAIFPKLIFTLKRGLNLEEGSPNYDIKQLALECATKRMYPDVLSYDKIIELTGSFKVPMGCRSFLQGWKDENGVEVNSGRMNLGVVTVNLPRIALESEGDLNKFWEIFNERMNIAEDALVYRVERTKEATPANAPILYQYGAFGRRLGKEESVDQLFKNRRATVSLGYIGLYEVATVFFGNNWESNPEAKEFTLDIIRDMKRRVEEWSDQYDYHFSIYSTPSESLTDRFCRLDTEKFGSIPDITDKEYYTNSFHYDVRKNPTPFEKLDFEKVYPEAGASGGFIHYCEYPVLQQNPKALEAVWDYAYDRVGYLGTNTPIDRCYKCDFEGDFEPTERGFACPNCGNSDPKTVDVVKRTCGYLGNPQARPMVNGRHKEIAARVKHMNGSTIKTAGHEVTN; from the coding sequence ATGATTGTATTAGAAGAAAAGCTTGCAACCGTTCCCACCTTGTTCGTTGAAAAACGAGATGGTAGACGAGTGGTGTTTGATGTAGACAAGATTGACAAGGCTCTCCACAAGGCGGCGGAAAAGGTTATGGACGTTACGCCTCTAGTAGAAAAACGCCTAAATGGTCTAGTTGGAAGAATCGTGACGGAAATTCACAGCCGCTTCCCTCAAGGTGTCAAGATTTACGAAATTCAAAATGTCGTAGAACATGAACTCCTTGAAGCCAAAGAATATGCGCTGGCTGAGGAGTATATCACTTATCGGACACAAAGGGATTTTGAGCGCTCAAAAGCGACAGATATAAACTTTAGTATCCATAAACTTCTCAATAAAGATCAAGCAGTTGTCAATGAAAATGCCAATAAAGACAGCGATGTCTTCAACACCCAGCGTGATTTGACAGCAGGGATTGTTGGGAAGTCGATCGGGCTGCAAATGCTTCCTAAGCACGTAGCTAATGCTCACCAAAAAGGGGATATCCACTATCATGACTTGGACTACAGCCCCTACACTCCGATGACCAACTGCTGTTTGATTGATTTTAAAGGCATGCTGGAAAATGGTTTTAAGATTGGAAATGCAGAGGTAGAGAGTCCCAAGTCTATCCAGACTGCGACAGCTCAGATTTCACAAATCATTGCTAACGTTGCTTCTAGCCAGTACGGGGGCTGTTCAGCTGACCGTATCGATGAAGTCTTGGCGCCTTATGCGGAGAAGAATTATCAAAAGCACCTCAAGGATGCGGAAGAATGGGTCCTGCCTGAAAAATGGGAAGATTACGCTTGGAAGAAAACCCAAAAGGACATCTACGATGCTATGCAATCTCTTGAGTATGAAATCAACACCCTCTTCACTTCAAATGGCCAAACACCTTTTACTTCGCTCGGTTTTGGTTTAGGAACTAGTCGTTTTGAGCGGGAAATTCAAAAAGCTATCTTGAACATCCGAATCAAGGGGCTTGGTTCAGAACATCGAACAGCCATCTTCCCTAAACTCATCTTTACGCTAAAAAGAGGACTCAACTTAGAGGAAGGTTCGCCTAACTACGACATCAAACAGTTGGCCCTCGAGTGTGCAACTAAGCGGATGTACCCAGATGTCTTGTCCTATGATAAGATTATCGAACTGACAGGTTCTTTCAAGGTTCCTATGGGATGCCGTTCTTTCCTCCAAGGCTGGAAAGATGAAAATGGTGTTGAGGTCAATTCAGGTCGGATGAATCTAGGTGTTGTGACGGTCAATTTGCCTCGTATCGCCCTCGAGTCTGAAGGAGATCTGAATAAGTTTTGGGAAATCTTCAACGAGCGGATGAATATCGCAGAAGATGCTCTGGTTTATCGTGTCGAACGAACCAAGGAAGCAACACCAGCGAATGCCCCTATCCTCTATCAGTACGGAGCCTTCGGCCGCCGTCTCGGAAAAGAAGAAAGCGTTGACCAACTCTTTAAGAATCGCCGCGCGACAGTTTCGCTGGGCTACATCGGTTTGTACGAAGTGGCTACTGTCTTCTTTGGCAATAACTGGGAAAGCAATCCAGAAGCCAAGGAATTTACGCTTGACATCATTCGTGATATGAAACGACGTGTAGAAGAGTGGTCAGATCAATATGATTACCATTTCTCAATCTACTCAACACCGTCTGAAAGCTTGACAGACCGCTTCTGTCGCTTGGATACAGAGAAGTTCGGCTCTATTCCTGATATTACAGACAAGGAATACTACACCAACTCTTTCCACTATGATGTTCGTAAAAATCCAACACCGTTTGAAAAATTGGACTTTGAAAAAGTCTATCCAGAAGCAGGTGCGTCAGGTGGTTTCATCCATTATTGTGAGTATCCAGTTCTTCAACAAAATCCTAAAGCCCTGGAAGCTGTCTGGGACTATGCCTATGACCGTGTCGGCTATCTAGGGACCAATACTCCGATTGATCGTTGCTACAAGTGTGATTTTGAAGGGGATTTTGAACCGACTGAGCGAGGATTTGCTTGTCCAAACTGTGGCAATAGTGACCCTAAAACAGTAGACGTGGTCAAACGTACGTGTGGTTATCTGGGCAATCCTCAAGCGCGTCCGATGGTTAATGGACGCCACAAGGAAATCGCTGCGCGTGTCAAACACATGAATGGCTCTACTATCAAAACAGCTGGACATGAAGTAACAAATTAG
- a CDS encoding GNAT family N-acetyltransferase, which translates to MILRRPTLADKETVLEMMVEFEQAQSPHDGGFWETEAFSYEEWLETNMQKEMGINLPENRVPSIQFVSFDDVGRALGFLNLRLKLNEGLLNHAGHIGYSIRPSERGKGYAKEALRQGLQVAKEKNIKKALVTCSTENPASRAVIVANGGVFEDVRNGVERYWIDLE; encoded by the coding sequence ATGATACTACGCAGACCAACATTGGCAGATAAAGAAACAGTTTTAGAGATGATGGTAGAGTTTGAACAAGCACAGTCCCCTCATGATGGTGGGTTTTGGGAGACAGAGGCTTTTTCTTATGAAGAGTGGTTGGAAACAAATATGCAAAAAGAGATGGGAATAAACTTGCCTGAAAATCGTGTTCCTTCTATTCAATTTGTATCATTTGATGATGTAGGTCGTGCTCTAGGATTTTTGAATCTGCGATTGAAACTAAATGAGGGCTTGCTGAATCATGCTGGCCATATTGGCTACTCCATCCGCCCCTCTGAAAGAGGCAAAGGTTATGCCAAAGAAGCCCTCAGACAAGGCCTGCAAGTTGCCAAGGAAAAGAACATCAAAAAAGCACTTGTGACCTGTAGTACGGAAAATCCTGCTAGTAGGGCGGTGATTGTGGCAAATGGTGGGGTGTTTGAGGATGTTCGCAATGGTGTAGAACGTTACTGGATAGATTTGGAGTAA
- the nrdG gene encoding anaerobic ribonucleoside-triphosphate reductase activating protein, with protein MTWNTPKPGEWKSEELSKGRIIDYKAFNFVDGEGVRNSLYVSGCMFHCEGCYNVATWSFNAGIPYTAELEEQIMEDLAQPYVQGLTLLGGEPFLNTGILLPLVKRIRKELPEKDIWSWTGYTWEEMMLETPDKLELLSLIDILVDGRYDKSKRNLMLQFRGSSNQRIIDVQKSLKSGQVVIWDKLNDGKESYEQVKRE; from the coding sequence ATGACATGGAATACACCAAAACCAGGTGAATGGAAAAGTGAGGAGCTTAGTAAAGGGCGAATCATTGATTACAAGGCTTTTAATTTTGTCGATGGAGAAGGTGTGCGAAACTCTCTCTATGTATCAGGTTGCATGTTTCACTGCGAGGGATGCTATAATGTTGCGACTTGGTCTTTCAACGCAGGCATTCCCTATACGGCAGAATTAGAAGAACAAATCATGGAAGACCTTGCCCAACCCTATGTTCAAGGTTTGACCTTGCTAGGAGGAGAACCCTTTCTTAATACGGGCATTCTCTTGCCTCTCGTTAAGCGCATTCGAAAGGAATTACCAGAAAAAGACATCTGGTCCTGGACGGGTTATACTTGGGAAGAAATGATGCTGGAGACTCCAGATAAACTGGAACTCTTATCATTGATTGACATCCTTGTTGATGGACGGTATGATAAAAGCAAGCGCAATCTTATGCTCCAGTTTCGAGGTTCGTCCAATCAACGGATTATCGATGTGCAAAAATCCCTCAAAAGTGGGCAAGTGGTGATTTGGGACAAGCTTAATGACGGAAAAGAAAGCTATGAACAGGTGAAGAGAGAATGA
- a CDS encoding uridine kinase family protein has product MKKKDLIEQLVSEIETGRIRTLGIYGHGASGKSTFAQELHQALDSTTVNLLETDPYITSERHLVVPKQAPDQKVTACLPVAHELASLQRDILALQAGMDILTIDEPWKASEVLSGAKPILIVEGMSVGFLPKELFDKTICFYTDEETELKRRLARDTTMRNRDASFVLASHQMRREQYLRYYRENESKADILVDQSEDKFKVKMTHVI; this is encoded by the coding sequence ATGAAGAAAAAAGACCTGATAGAACAACTGGTTTCAGAGATCGAAACGGGAAGAATTAGGACGCTAGGGATCTACGGTCATGGGGCTTCGGGCAAGTCAACCTTCGCTCAGGAATTACATCAAGCTCTAGATTCTACTACAGTAAATTTACTAGAAACAGATCCTTATATCACCTCAGAACGTCACCTGGTAGTACCAAAGCAAGCGCCAGATCAAAAGGTGACGGCTTGTCTGCCAGTGGCGCATGAACTAGCAAGTTTACAGAGAGATATTCTCGCCTTGCAGGCAGGCATGGACATCTTGACGATTGATGAACCTTGGAAGGCTAGCGAGGTCTTGTCTGGAGCAAAGCCAATTCTTATTGTTGAAGGGATGTCTGTGGGTTTTCTACCCAAGGAACTCTTTGACAAAACCATCTGTTTCTACACGGATGAGGAGACCGAATTAAAGAGGCGCTTAGCTCGAGATACGACTATGAGAAATCGCGATGCATCTTTTGTATTAGCTAGCCATCAGATGAGACGGGAGCAGTATCTGCGATACTATAGAGAAAATGAGTCTAAAGCGGACATTCTAGTAGATCAATCAGAAGATAAATTCAAGGTCAAAATGACACACGTTATATAG